In Sphaerospermopsis torques-reginae ITEP-024, the genomic window AAGATAACCGCACTATAAATGTTGACATTGCTGGTGCAGCTTTATCACCAAATCTAGAACAACGAGATTTGTTAATTAATCGCTATGGTGTCAAACGCATCCAACTGACCCAACTGCCAAATAAACCGCCTACTGTCCGCATGACCTTACAGGTGGATAGTAACAGCCCCGACTGGCGGGTAACAACCGGCAGTAATGGTGATTTTGTAGTATTACCTGATCGTCTTGCCGATATTGCCAAAATTAAAGAAAATCAATCCCCTGTACAAAATGTCAACAGTTCCCCAGCCACCATCGAGGCTGTAGAATTAGCGGCAAATGGTACACAATTACTCATTAGAGCCGATCAAGCTGTATCCGCTACCGGTGCTTGGGATAGAAACTCTGGTTTATTTCGCATCACTATTCCTAATGCTAAGTTGGCTGGTAAGGTAAAAGGACCTGCTTTTGACGCCAATAGTCCTGTGCTGAGGATACGCCTACAACCACAAGCGCCCAACAATGTAGTTGTCTTGGTTCAACCTGCATCGGGTATAAAAATTGGCGAACTTAACCAAGTGGGAGAGCAAATAATAGCTTTGCAATTACAAAGCTCTCGTCAGTTACAACCGCCCATTGCTCTACCTCCTTTACCCAGAAGTCAAGGACAGCTACCAGACCCTGTAATCGAAAATCCTCAACCACAACCTCAGCCACGCTTATCAGTTCCCAAAGGGAAAGTTATAGTGGTGATTGACCCCGGACATGGTGGTAAAGATTCGGGCGCTCCCGGTCTGGGCGGTTTGTTAGAAAAGGATGTGATTCTGCCCATTGGTAAGAGAGTAGCGCAAATTTTGGAGCAAAATGGCGTACAAGCTGTAATGACGCGAGATGCTGACTTTTTTGTAGAATTGCAAGGAAGGGTAGATATAGCTAATAGGGTTAATGCGAATTTATTTGTGAGCATTCACGCCAATTCAGTTGATAATCGTCCTGATGTCAATGGGTTAGAAGTATACTATTACGACAGTGGTTATGCTTTGGCAGAAGTTGTTCGCAACACTCTTCTCCAAGATATTGGTACTCTCAAAGATAGAGGCACACGCAAAGCTAGATTCTATGTGCTAAGAAAAAATTCTATGCCAGCAATTTTAGTTGAAACAGGTTACATGACTGGTCGTGAGGACAATCCTCGTCTAGCATCACCATCATACCAAAGTCGCATGGCTGATGCGATCGCTCGTGGTATCCTCAAATATCTGCAACAAAGATGAGGTGATTGGTGACTGGTAACTGGGGACTGGTGACTGGGAATAAGTTTTTACCAATTACCAATTACCAATTACCAATTACCTATCATTAGTAGTCAATAAGCAAATTGTCTGCTAAATTCTGTATTTTAAAATAGCAACATCTAAATCAATATTTGCCTGTGTTTTCATCTTCCATTTTTGAAGGTAATCTTGACGATTTTTCGGAACAGGAAGCTCAACGCTCTCCCATTGGGGTGTTTGACAGTGGTGTCGGTGGGCTGACGGTATTGCGACAACTCTATAAGCAACTTCCCAATGAATCAATTATTTATTTTGGGGATACTGCTCATCTTCCCTATGGTATTCGTTCACAAGCTGAGATTTTACAATATGTGAGGGAAATATTGAACTGGATGCAGCAGCAACGGGTGAAAATGGTCATAATGGCTTGTAACACCAGTTCTGCTCTAGCACTAGAAAATGTCCGTCAGGAATTTAACTTTCCTATCCTGGGTGTAGTCCTACCAGGAGCAAAGGCCGCAGTACAAATGGGTAAGCGAATAGGTGTTATTGCTACCCCTGCTACTGCTAAAAGCAATGCGTATCGTCAGGCAATGATGGAAATTAAACCTGATGTCCAAGTCTGGCAAGTTAGTTGTCCAGAATTTGTCCCTCTAATTGAACAAAATCGAATTCACGATCCTTACACTACTCAAGTTGCTAGTGCTTATCTTGAACCTTTACTTAAACAGGAAATTGATACTTTAATTTATGGCTGTACCCATTATCCACTTCTAGCACCCGTACTGCGATCGCTCCTCCCTGCTCACGTCAAGTTAGTTGACCCTGCTGTTCATGTTGTTACAGCTTGCGCTCAAGACTTAGACTTATTAAACATCAGGAATAATCACCTACCAATGCCTACTCGCTTTGCTGTCAGCGGTTGTCCCCAACAATTTGCTCAGTCTGGATTACAGTGGTTAGGTTATACCCCTCTGGTAGAACAGGTATATTTGACTGATGCTACTGTCTCCTAAGTCATTAGTCATTAATCATTAGTCATTAGTCATTAGTCAAATAATTTTAGATTTTAGATTTGTGTTAGCGAAGCCCAGGCAGCACATATATTATTTTAGATTAATTGTTTTGGATTTATTCTTTTTATAAGCAGCTTGCTGGTGAAGTAGGAATACCTAACAACTTTTATCCAAAATCCAAAATCCAAAATCCAAAATCCAAAATCCAAAATCTAAAATTTCATTGACTATTGACTACCTCAGTCACTTTTGTTCTTAATTCTCTTTCCTGCTGGTGTTGCTCCTGAATAACCGCAGTCCCACTTTTAATAACACTATTTCTACCTGTTCGCTTTGCTAGTGCTAATAATAAGTAGACTGTAAATAAATATCCA contains:
- a CDS encoding N-acetylmuramoyl-L-alanine amidase, with the protein product MKLQWLIPSTVGTILLVSSPATAARLESWRFDTNQNRLEINTSSPVQPQAQLIFNPTRLVIDLPGTSFGRPQLTQQIGGAIRAIRIGQFDQQTTRVVVELNPGYTIDPNLVKFTPSTGSRWIVQLPNLEADVVPVSASADQPATETPTLLPPSSPFTPTLAPRNTYNMVTKPAVTILDQDIAANTTGGIVQIENLRITGDGFFLDTSGGNPPPKIFKIQVNRSEDNRTINVDIAGAALSPNLEQRDLLINRYGVKRIQLTQLPNKPPTVRMTLQVDSNSPDWRVTTGSNGDFVVLPDRLADIAKIKENQSPVQNVNSSPATIEAVELAANGTQLLIRADQAVSATGAWDRNSGLFRITIPNAKLAGKVKGPAFDANSPVLRIRLQPQAPNNVVVLVQPASGIKIGELNQVGEQIIALQLQSSRQLQPPIALPPLPRSQGQLPDPVIENPQPQPQPRLSVPKGKVIVVIDPGHGGKDSGAPGLGGLLEKDVILPIGKRVAQILEQNGVQAVMTRDADFFVELQGRVDIANRVNANLFVSIHANSVDNRPDVNGLEVYYYDSGYALAEVVRNTLLQDIGTLKDRGTRKARFYVLRKNSMPAILVETGYMTGREDNPRLASPSYQSRMADAIARGILKYLQQR
- the murI gene encoding glutamate racemase → MFSSSIFEGNLDDFSEQEAQRSPIGVFDSGVGGLTVLRQLYKQLPNESIIYFGDTAHLPYGIRSQAEILQYVREILNWMQQQRVKMVIMACNTSSALALENVRQEFNFPILGVVLPGAKAAVQMGKRIGVIATPATAKSNAYRQAMMEIKPDVQVWQVSCPEFVPLIEQNRIHDPYTTQVASAYLEPLLKQEIDTLIYGCTHYPLLAPVLRSLLPAHVKLVDPAVHVVTACAQDLDLLNIRNNHLPMPTRFAVSGCPQQFAQSGLQWLGYTPLVEQVYLTDATVS